TTCGTCCGCAACAGACTGGTGGAGGAAGAAAGCACCGCCCTCATCCGAGGCTCCGGCGTCGACTGCAGGGCCTATAGACCCGGTGATCAGAGTGACAAAACCAGTGATCTGTTATCCGTGATCAGCATGCCCCGCCATAGCCGTCAGGCGACGGCGGGTGATCAGTTACAAGCTTCCGATCACCCGCCTTCCACGGATCTCGTCAAAGTCCTCTTCGCCTCTCGCCTCCTGCGCGAAAAGGGGATCTTCGAGCTCCTCGACGCCGCCCGGGCGCTGAAGGCGGCAGGGGAGGAGATCGGGTTCGTTTTCGCCGGAGACATCTACCCCGGCAACCCTTCCTCCCTGACCGAAGCCGACCTGGCCGCCATCCGCGCCGAGGGGCTGGTCGATTACAGGGGGCACGTCGACGACATGCTCCCGCTGCTGGCCGAGAGCGACATCGTCGTCCTCCCCTCCTACCGCGAAGGCACTCCCCGCATCCTCATCGAAGCCGCGGCCATGGCCAGACCGATCGTCGCCACCGACATCGCCGGCTGCCGGGGGCTGGTGGTGCACGGAAAAAACGGCCTTCTGGTCCCGACCAGGACCGTCCAGTCGCTGATCGACGCCCTGACGACCCTCGCCCGCGATC
The window above is part of the Desulfuromonas sp. TF genome. Proteins encoded here:
- a CDS encoding glycosyltransferase family 4 protein, whose product is DWYLYNFRLSLAENLRDQGWEVVLVSPPGQYGERLKTLDFRWIPVDFSTGGTNPLSELALLARLCRLYREEKPDLCHHFTIKCVLYGSLAARLAGVPAIVNAVTGMGHIFTDPGLKARLLRPSVRGLYRFALGRRGTRTIFQNEEDRGYFVRNRLVEEESTALIRGSGVDCRAYRPGDQSDKTSDLLSVISMPRHSRQATAGDQLQASDHPPSTDLVKVLFASRLLREKGIFELLDAARALKAAGEEIGFVFAGDIYPGNPSSLTEADLAAIRAEGLVDYRGHVDDMLPLLAESDIVVLPSYREGTPRILIEAAAMARPIVATDIAGCRGLVVHGKNGLLVPTRTVQSLIDALTTLARDPELRRKMGEAGRRIVLEEFDEEIVIGRTMEVYQALIQSQVAAVSPN